A single genomic interval of Lathyrus oleraceus cultivar Zhongwan6 chromosome 7, CAAS_Psat_ZW6_1.0, whole genome shotgun sequence harbors:
- the LOC127104370 gene encoding beta-galactosidase, producing MSQIENEYGPVEWEIGAPGKAYTSWAAQMAVGLDTGVPWDMCKQEDAPDPVIDTCNGYYCENFTPNENNKPKMWTENWSGWYTDFGSGISHRPIKDLAYSVARFIQNRGSFVNYYMYHGGTNFGRTSSGLFIATSYDYDAPIDEYGLVNEPKWGHLRDLHKAIKQCEPALIAVDPTVTYFGKNLEEHVYYISSSVCVAFLANYDTKSAATVTFGNSHHDLPPWSVSILPDCKTEVFNTAKVGVQSIIKTMTPTNITFDWQSYTEDPAFSSEDDSVTAEALWEQINVTRDSSDYLWYLTDVNISPNESFIKNGPSPILTANSAGHVLHVFVNGQLSGTVYGGLDNPKLTFSESVNLKVGNNKISLLSVAVGLPNVGLHFETWNVGVLGLVTLKV from the exons ATGTCTCAg ATTGAGAATGAGTATGGACCTGTGGAATGGGAGATTGGTGCTCCTGGAAAGGCTTACACAAGTTGGGCTGCTCAAATGGCGGTAGGTCTAGACACCGGCGTACCTTGGGATATGTGCAAGCAAGAAGACGCCCCTGATCCCGTT ATTGACACTTGCAATGGATATTATTGTGAAAACTTCACTCCCAATGAGAACAATAAACCCAAAATGTGGACCGAGAATTGGTCCGGATG GTACACTGATTTTGGTAGCGGTATATCTCATAGACCGATCAAAGATTTGGCATACTCAGTTGCAAGATTCATACAAAATCGCGGCTCCTTTGTTAACTACTACATG TATCATGGAGGGACTAATTTTGGTCGAACATCGAGTGGTCTTTTCATTGCAACAAGCTATGATTATGATGCTCCTATTGACGAATATG GACTTGTGAATGAACCAAAATGGGGACATTTGAGAGACTTGCATAAGGCAATAAAACAGTGTGAGCCAGCTTTGATTGCTGTGGATCCTACGGTCACATATTTCGGGAAAAACCTCGAG GAACATGTGTACTACATAAGTAGTAGTGTTTGTGTTGCATTTCTTGCAAATTATGACACGAAATCGGCTGCAACGGTTACGTTTGGAAATAGCCATCATGACCTTCCACCTTGGTCTGTCAGCATTCTTCCTGATTGCAAAACCGAAGTTTTCAACACTGCAAAG GTTGGTGTGCAAAGCATCATAAAAACGATGACTCCGACAAACATTACATTTGATTGGCAATCATATACCGAAGATCCCGCCTTCTCTAGTGAAGACGATTCTGTCACAGCAGAAGCACTTTGGGAGCAGATCAACGTTACTCGCGATTCTTCAGATTATTTGTGGTATTTGACAGA TGTCAACATTAGTCCTAATGAAAGTTTTATAAAGAACGGTCCGTCTCCTATTCTGACCGCAAACTCAGCAGGTCATGTTCTACATGTTTTTGTTAATGGACAACTTTCAG GAACTGTATATGGAGGATTGGATAATCCTAAGTTAACATTTAGTGAAAGTGTGAACCTAAAAGTTGGCAATAACAAGATTTCTTTACTTAGTGTTGCCGTCGGTCTTCCG AACGTTGGCTTGCACTTTGAAACATGGAATGTTGGAGTGTTAGGACTTGTAACATTGAAGGTCTAA